The genomic interval GGGTTGATGGGTTCTGTCAAAGCAAGCCTAGATAATGTGTGTGGTTTTCCAGCTATGCACAGTCAGGAAGCTTGGGTTACAGTGCTTAAATGTGGCAGtaaatgtggttttattactAAAGGTGTATGGACACCTTAAAGAGCAGAGAGGCAGCAGAAAAGGAATTCTGAAATTAATGGGTGTAAGGGCCTCTTCGCTAAATGCACAGAATGCTAATGGCATAGTTTTTCATACAAATGAGCTGTCAAACATGAGGCGAGATGGCTTGCTGTTTGTCACGCCCACTCCAGAGGGTGTATAAAAGGCCCTGCCGAACCAAGATGTTCATATTCTGCAAGCAAACACTCTGTTCTCCCAGAAACCTTTAACTCCTGACACCATGAGCTATTACTATGGCAACTACTATGGCCTGGGGTATGGCCTTGGAGGTCTGGGCTGCGGCTACGGCTATGGCTGCTTCCCAGGTCTGGGCTGGGGCTATAGGAGCTATGGGGGCTATGGAGGCTACAGGCATGGCTGCTTCCCAGGTCTGGGCTGGGGCTATAGGGGTTATGGGGGCTATGGAGGCTACGGGTATGGCTGCTACCGGCCCTGGAGATACTGGTCCTCTGGCTGCTACTGAGAAACTTGGACATGACTGAGGATATTCAGCTGAGTTTCCTGCTGCTGGTCCTCCCCTCTGAACATTTCACTCCTTGGGTGCCTCTCTCAAATGCTCAAGTAATGAGCCAACCCTAGGTTACCATGATGGACTTTTGATTTCAGTGCCCCCAGACCGACGCGACAAAACTCGTCTGAAGTTGCAATTCTAATtgaagggtggtggtggtggggtacaGTCTGGGTAATGATCTTCCTTGTGGGGACACATTTGGGCAGAACTCTCATTCCAAATGACTGATGTGAGACATATGAGCATTCCCTTTACATTAAAACTACTGGGCCTGGCATGTTGAGTGTGTCATTGTCTCTTGTCTCTGCCTGGCAGATGGGCTGCTCCTGTGTGTGGGCAGCATGTGTgagtgagtgcatgtgtgtgtgtctgtggtgcATCTGTTGAGCCCCGTGTCACTGTGTGCAAAGAGATTGCCTCGTCTCCGCAATGTGCTGAAACGTGCTGTTGGAAGTAGTGTTGTGGAAGGACGTCTTGTGGGGCTGCTTTTCTGGATGAACTTAAGTGACAATTGAAGGGTCTCCAACAGCCTTCACAAACCCAGAGCCATTGGTCAGCCAGGCAGATGTTCCTCCTGCACAGGCACCCAGAACTTTGCATGGCTTTCAACATGTGGCTCAGTAAGTGCTTCCATCAGATGTCCAAATAGGACACTTTTCATACTGCGGATGTTTGCTCCTCAAAATGTCCCGCCATGACAAGT from Saccopteryx leptura isolate mSacLep1 chromosome 2, mSacLep1_pri_phased_curated, whole genome shotgun sequence carries:
- the LOC136391856 gene encoding keratin-associated protein 19-9b-like encodes the protein MSYYYGNYYGLGYGLGGLGCGYGYGCFPGLGWGYRSYGGYGGYRHGCFPGLGWGYRGYGGYGGYGYGCYRPWRYWSSGCY